AGAAAGTTACACAAAAACACAAACTTCTGAAAAAAAGATTAAACACAACTGTCTGTATAATACTTTACTACATTATATTTATTAGTTGCACAAGTGTGTATATACATTTGAATGTAGCTAGAAATAtgtgaaataaataatttaataacttataaataatattaaataaataatatcaaaaacatattggtcaaaattaaacataaagacATTCGTCAAGAAACTCCCTtttcacaactatatatatatatatatatatatatatatatatatatatatatatatatatatatatatatatatatatatatacaacatatgcatttatcaataaaatattttttctttaacattaatCAATTACAGATATATTGCATCCTCCAGGGAGCtagaaacttgtaaaaaaaaatgttcttaataacttatgtaatataaataataaataaataacattaaaaacttACAGGTTTTAACATGAATATAAACAGATATGATaagataaaataatattaaataaataagatTAAATACTTATAGGTTAAAAAATAATTGTAAGcacacatcacaaaaaaaaaaatccttttcactACTACTACTCTCCACAGAATTTGTGCTGTGTAGAGAGTAGGTCAGTCATTTTTGGGTTGATAAGGAATCTTGTCTGCTGGGATAAACAATTAGGTCCATTTATGATATATAAGTTTGTGTTTACGAAATCCCTTGTAGGATAGGTTAATAGTGGATAAATCCTGTAGTTGTAAATTTCAGGAATGtactttatggatgaatttcctatAGGTTTTAGTAGATCAAAGATGAGTAGATACTTCTTTTAAAGTAGTACTGTATGTCCTTCAGTCGTAAGGTATAGAAGAATATGTCTATGTTGAAAAAGTCCATCCTTTACTGCTTATCCTTCATCCTGATGGTCTTCCTGGTTCTAATATGTTCAGATATAGCATAAGAGACTTATCTGTGCTTACAGTAGGGAGTTTATTTGATACAGAAGTGCAGGTTAGTGGTTGAGAGCCCAACATGTCACATCTTCCACCCTCAGAGGAATAAGGCTCAGTATTACAGCTTCCTGGACACAATCTGGGGATGCTGTTTCCTTAAAATGTTGGAGGTGATGCAGCCACAGCTTCAGCTCAGGTGACGTAGACTCATTGTTTTCAGGAGATCCTCTACAGACCATCAGATCATCTTTCAGTTTGAGGAAAACCATAAGTGCCTGTTTTACAGTTTCATTCTGAGCAGACACAGACATGTTCGTCAGAACCTCAACTGTTAGTGACACCCGCTCCAAAGTCAGGATGAGACGATTCCTCTGCGTAAGGTCACATACAGATGGTTTGTGTCTCAGCATTCTTCTGTAGCATCTCATTGCGTTGGTAGACATGTTCTTTTCATGATCATGTTGCAGCTCCTTTAGTGTTGTTATGTCAGAGGACGTCACTGATAAATAGCGGGATTTCGGGCAGAGTCTCCTGTGCAAGCGCCCACTTACTGCAACCAGTAAAGTGCTCAACACCAGCAGCCTGATATCCATTTCTGTTTTGCTGGCTTGGATCTGATAATGTCTTTCTGGTTCCAGATATTTGTTCCGTTACACTGTCACTCCACAGTGCTAGTCTCTGGTTGATCTGAAGTCTTGTATCCATGATTCTCCTTTTATATTTCTGTTTGCAGGAGAAAAATGTCCTCATTTTCATGATGTTGTGAAGTTCTCTTTCGTTCAGAACTCAAGTGACATGAGAGAGACGATAGCTGCTCTGGGAACTTCTATATCACTTTCAGTTTCCTTTCTATTCAGGTAAGAAGGTAACATCAGATAGCTAGTGACATTCTTCTACATGTCAAACAGGAAACTCCTCCTTCCTGATACAGGACTCTCCTCTATACAGGTTTATCGTATATTGTCAAAAGAACTTTTACAACATATTATTgccaacagaaaaaaacataacacaGCTTTTTAAATGTTCTGCCACACAAGTCTAAAAAtgtgaaaagaaggaagaaaatatAGGAAAGATGTATAAACATAACATACCAGTTTAGGTATTGTGCTTAAACCATTTTTTAACCAACAATAttgaaactttttttcatttttaaaattaaaaaaaaaaatgttgtgtcacaATAATAATTCACAAATAATGTGGGGATAGAGGTATATAAAAAGATTAAAGATTGTGAGACTTTAATTGGCTTTCACTTTGGCTTTCCTTATCCACACATTTGTTGCTGGTTAGTATCTCAGAAAGTATGGATGTCAgaaacagccagacaactagcatatcCAGAAGATCAGCATTGGTGGCCCCTGTGTTTTTCTCTATTGAGCCTTACTTTAGGCATAATCATCTGCATAAACTGTACGCTAcctcatt
This window of the Aquarana catesbeiana isolate 2022-GZ linkage group LG01, ASM4218655v1, whole genome shotgun sequence genome carries:
- the LOC141124718 gene encoding interferon lambda-2-like yields the protein MDIRLLVLSTLLVAVSGRLHRRLCPKSRYLSVTSSDITTLKELQHDHEKNMSTNAMRCYRRMLRHKPSVCDLTQRNRLILTLERVSLTVEVLTNMSVSAQNETVKQALMVFLKLKDDLMVCRGSPENNESTSPELKLWLHHLQHFKETASPDCVQEAVILSLIPLRVEDVTCWALNH